From one Lotus japonicus ecotype B-129 chromosome 3, LjGifu_v1.2 genomic stretch:
- the LOC130747315 gene encoding extensin-2-like, which translates to MGNLVWQRQWPQLLCGVALCLMALSVAADYDKPYYAAPPSHEQHPDNHGPNVPPYYYKSPPQPYVYKSPPPPSPSPPPPYVYKSPPPPSPSPPPPYVYKSPPPPSPSPPPPYVYKSPPPPSPSPPPPYVYKSPPPPSPSPPPPYVYKSPPPPSPSPPPPYVYKSPPPPSPSPPPPYVYKSPPPPSPSPPPPYVYKSPPPPSPSPPPPYVYKSPPPPSPSPPPPYVYKSPPPPSPSPPPPYVYKSPPPPSPSPPPPYVYKSPPPPSPSPPPPYVYKSPPPPSPSPPPPYVYKSPPPPSPSPPPPYVYKSPPPPSPSPPPPYVYKSPPPPSPSPPPPYVYKSPPPPSPSPPPPYVYKSPPPPSPSPPPPYAYKSPPPPSPSPPPPYVYKSPPPPSPSPPPPYVYKSPPPPSPSPPPPYVYKSPPPPSPSPPPPYVYKSPPPPSPSQPPPYIYKSPPPPSPSPPPPYIYKSPPPPSPSPPPPYVYKSPPPPSPSPPPPYVYKSPPPPSPSPPPPYIYKSPPPPSPSPPPLYVYKSPPPPSPSPPPPYVYKSPPPPSPSPPPPYIYKSPPPPSPSPPPPYIYESPPPPSPSPPPPYIYKSPPPPSPSPPPPYVYKSPPPPSPSPPPPYVYKSPPPPSPSPPPPYVYKSPPPPSPSPPPPYVYKSPPLPSPSPPPPYIYKSPPPPSPTPPYNPYLYKSPPPPVY; encoded by the coding sequence ATGGGAAACTTAGTTTGGCAGAGGCAGTGGCCTCAACTCCTCTGTGGAGTAGCATTGTGCCTAATGGCTCTCAGTGTTGCCGCTGATTATGATAAGCCATACTATGCAGCACCACCATCTCATGAGCAACACCCAGATAATCATGGCCCCAATGTCCCTCCATATTACTACAAATCCCCTCCTCAACCTTATGTCTAcaaatcaccaccacctccatccccatctccaccaccaccttatGTCTACAAGTCTCCTCCTCCCCCTTCTccttcaccaccacctccatatGTGTACAAGTCccctccaccaccatctccctcacctcctccaccttatGTCTACAAgtctcctcctccaccatctccatcaccaccacctccatatGTGTATAAGTCACCTCCTCCTCCATCTCCTTCACCACCCCCACCATATGTTTATaagtctccaccaccaccatctccatcaccaccacctccatatGTTTAtaaatctcctcctccaccatctccttcaccACCTCCTCCATATGTGTATAAgtcaccacctcctccatcaccttCACCACCTCCACCATATGTTTACaagtctccaccaccaccatcgccttCACCACCCCCTCCATATGTTTACAAGTccccacctcctccttctccttcaccacCTCCACCATATGTTTACAAAtcaccacctcctccttctccttcaccacCTCCACCATATGTTTACAAGTCTCCACCACCGCCATCTCCTTCACCACCCCCTCCATATGTGTATAAGtcaccacctcctccttctccttcaccacCTCCACCATATGTTTACAAgtcaccacctccaccatccCCATCACCACCCCCTCCATATGTTTACAAGTccccacctcctccttctccttcaccacCTCCACCATATGTTTACaagtctccaccaccaccatctccttcaccACCCCCTCCATATGTGTATAAGtcaccacctcctccttctccttcaccacCTCCACCATATGTATACAAgtcaccacctccaccatccCCATCACCACCCCCTCCATATGTTTACAAATccccacctcctccttctccttcaccacCTCCACCATATGCTTACaagtctccaccaccaccatctccttcaccACCCCCTCCATATGTTTACAAAtctccacctcctccatcacccTCCCCTCCCCCACCATATGTTTATAAGTCTCCACCCCCGCCGTCACCTTCACCTCCTCCACCATATGTCTATAAGTCTCCACCCCCACCCTCACCTTCACCACCCCCACCCTATGTTTAcaagtcaccaccaccaccatcaccttcaCAACCACCTCCATACATTTATAAgtctcctcctccaccatctccttcaccCCCTCCTCCATACATCTAcaagtcaccaccaccaccatccccttcaccaccacctccatatGTCTACAAGTCCCCACCCCCACCATCTCCCTCTCCACCACCTCCATATGTTTATAAATCTCCacctccaccatctccttctcctcctccaccatacATTTACAAGTCCCCACCACCTCCTTCTCCATCCCCACCACCTCTGTATGTCTACAAATCTCCACCCCCACCATCTCcctcacctcctccaccttatGTCTATAAgtcaccacctccaccatccCCTTCACCACCGCCTCCATATATCTACAAGTCCCCACCCCCACCATCTCCCTCCCCACCACCTCCATATATTTATGAATCTCCACCTCCACCGTCTCCTTCTCCTCCACCACCATACATTTACAAGTCCCCACCACCTCCTTCTCCATCTCCACCACCTCCATATGTCTACAAATCTCCACCCCCACCATCTCCCTCACCACCTCCACCCTATGTCTATAAGtcaccacctcctccttctccttcaccacCTCCACCATATGTATACaaatctccaccaccaccttctccgtcacctcctccaccttatGTCTATAAATCACCACCACttccttcaccttctcctcctcctccttataTATACAAGTCCCCACCTCCACCATCTCCAACCCCTCCTTATAACCCCTACCTCTATAAGTCACCCCCACCTCCTGTGTATTAA
- the LOC130745003 gene encoding ATP-dependent zinc metalloprotease FTSH 8, mitochondrial-like has product MVMATAISGYTSNSASAKKCRKKKDLKVKAKNGLAALTPGFAGADIANVCNEAALIAARGDKTQVTMDHFEAAIDRIIGGLEKKNKVISKLERRTIAYHESGHAVAGWFLEHSEPLLKVTIVPRGTAALGFAQYVPSENLLMTKEQLFNMTCMTLVGRAAEQER; this is encoded by the exons ATGGTGATG GCTACTGCTATAAGTGGATACACTAGCAACTCTGCTTCTGCCAAGAAGTGCAGAAAGAAGAAG GATTTAAAAGTAAAGGCGAAAAATGGACTTGCAGCCCTTACTCCAGGATTTGCTGGAGCCGACATTGCTAATGTTTGCAATGAAGCTGCTCTGATTGCTGCAAGAGGTGACAAAACACAAGTCACAATGGACCATTTTGAGGCAGCTATTGATAGGATTATTGGTGGTttggagaagaagaacaag GTAATAAGCAAGCTGGAAAGGCGTACTATCGCTTACCATGAGTCAGGCCATGCTGTTGCAGGTTGGTTCTTGGAACATTCTGAACCCTTGTTGAAAGTAACTATTGTTCCTCGTGGAACAGCTGCTCTTGGATTTGCGCAGTATGTTCCGAGTGAGAACCTTCTCATGACAAAGGAGCAGCTTTTCAATATGACTTGTATGACCCTTGTTGGTCGGGCTGCAGAGCAG GAGAGATga
- the LOC130747314 gene encoding polyadenylate-binding protein RBP47B'-like: MGTPSGEVRTLWVGDLQYWVDENYLSQCFAHTGDVLSVKIIRNKITGQPEGYGFVEFVSHAAAERVLHTYNGTLMPGTEQPFRLNWASSGGGGDAGPDHSIFVGDLAPDVTDFLLQETFRTHYPSVRGAKVVTDPVTGRSKGYGFVKFSDEAQRNRAMTEMNGVYCSSRPMRISAATPKKTPSFQQQYAPTKAMYQYPAYTAPVAPVSVVAPENDVNNTTVCVGNLDLNVTEEELKQTFVQCGDVASVKVHAGKGYGFVQFGTRASAEDAIQRMQGKMIGQQVVQISWGSSLTARQDVPGGWGQPVDPNQWNAYYAYGQGYEAYAYGATQDPSSYAYGAYAGFAQYPQQVEGAQDMSAVSMPTEELYDPMAMPDVDKLNTAYVSIHGSAILGRSLWQKTSPFLQQA; encoded by the exons ATGGGAACTCCGAGCGGTGAAGTACGAACCCTTTGGGTCGGAGATTTACAGTACTGGGTCGACGAAAACTACCTCTCTCAGTGCTTCGCACACACCGGCGATGTTCTCTCCGTCAAGATCATCCGCAACAAGATCACCGGCCAACCGGAGGGCTACGGCTTCGTCGAGTTCGTCTCCCACGCCGCCGCCGAACGCGTTCTCCACACCTACAACGGAACCCTCATGCCCGGAACCGAACAACCCTTCAGACTCAACTGGGCTTCTTCCGGCGGCGGCGGCGACGCCGGCCCTGACCACTCCATCTTCGTCGGCGATCTTGCCCCTGACGTCACTGATTTCCTCCTCCAGGAAACTTTTCGGACTCATTACCCTTCTGTTAGAGGCGCCAAGGTCGTCACCGACCCCGTCACCGGAAGGTCCAAGGGTTACGGGTTTGTCAAATTCTCCGACGAGGCGCAGAGGAACCGCGCCATGACTGAAATGAACGGCGTTTATTGCTCCTCTCGTCCAATGCGTATCAGCGCTGCAACGCCGAAGAAAACCCCTTCTTTTCAACAGCAATATGCTCCAACCAAAG cAATGTATCAATATCCGGCATACACTGCCCCAGTTGCCCCAGTGAGTGTAGTTGCACCAGAGAATGATGTGAATAATACTACT GTTTGTGTTGGTAATTTGGATCTTAATGTAACGGAGGAGGAGCTTAAGCAAACGTTTGTGCAGTGTGGGGATGTTGCGTCTGTCAAAGTTCATGCTGGCAAAGGATATGGTTTTGTTCAATTTGGGACtag AGCATCTGCTGAGGATGCTATTCAGAGGATGCAGGGGAAGATGATAGGTCAGCAAGTGGTCCAGATCTCTTGGGGTAGTAGCTTAACTGCTAGACAG GATGTACCTGGTGGCTGGGGGCAGCCTGTGGATCCAAATCAATGGAATGCCTACTATGCATATGGACAAGGTTATGAAGCATATGCTTATGGAGCTACTCAAGATCCTTCCTCATATGCATATGGTGCATATGCTGGTTTTGCACAATATCCTCAACAG GTTGAAGGTGCTCAAGACATGTCAGCTGTGTCTATGCCTACAGAGGAGCTGTATGATCCCATGGCAATGCCTGATGTCGATAA GTTAAATACTGCATATGTTTCAATACATGGAAGCGCCATTTTAGGACGGTCCCTCTGGCAGAAAACCTCGCCGTTTTTGCAGCAAGCTTAG